The following proteins are encoded in a genomic region of Sulfurimonas sp. HSL3-7:
- a CDS encoding Bax inhibitor-1/YccA family protein, producing the protein MGLYDRDYAREDLSSYSQRSEAKIVSFVKETYKLFAASLMAGAVGAYVGIPMAGAIHSWFIPLMILEFALLFGLFAVKRKPGINLAVMFSFVFMTGLMLAPLLSYTLGLSGGASIVGNAFAMTSVIVAAMSFFAIKTKADVTSYGKPLMIALFVVIGFSIVNIFLGNPMLSVIISAAVVFLFSILVVYDTQNIMNGAYETPIDGAIALYLDFLNIFTALLQLLGIFGNED; encoded by the coding sequence ATGGGTCTATATGATCGTGATTATGCTAGAGAAGACTTAAGCAGTTATTCTCAGCGTTCTGAAGCAAAGATCGTCTCTTTTGTTAAAGAGACATACAAACTTTTTGCTGCCTCGCTAATGGCGGGTGCTGTTGGTGCTTATGTCGGTATCCCTATGGCGGGTGCTATCCACTCCTGGTTTATTCCACTGATGATCCTTGAGTTCGCACTTCTCTTTGGTCTTTTTGCCGTTAAACGCAAACCAGGGATCAACCTTGCCGTTATGTTCAGTTTCGTCTTCATGACAGGCCTTATGCTTGCTCCGCTACTTTCCTATACACTCGGCCTCTCCGGTGGTGCGAGTATTGTAGGTAATGCTTTTGCAATGACCTCTGTCATTGTTGCAGCGATGAGCTTTTTTGCCATCAAGACGAAAGCGGACGTCACAAGCTACGGCAAACCGCTGATGATCGCTCTTTTTGTTGTCATCGGCTTCTCTATCGTCAACATTTTCCTCGGCAATCCGATGCTGAGCGTGATCATCTCTGCCGCCGTCGTTTTCCTGTTCAGCATTTTGGTCGTTTATGACACGCAGAACATTATGAACGGTGCTTATGAGACACCGATCGATGGTGCTATCGCTCTTTATCTTGATTTTTTAAATATCTTCACGGCGCTTCTACAGCTGCTGGGTATTTTTGGAAACGAAGACTAA
- a CDS encoding thiamine-phosphate pyrophosphorylase — MSGSFDPSLYRVIDANLNRLKEGIRVIEDIARYVYNDKELASKLKELRHRSRIDDLQNLLNSRDSVNDVLRPTVSSEMNRDSLESIIIANYKRAQESSRVLEEMYKIIEPELSENFKSLRYALYQLEKENLTTSDS, encoded by the coding sequence ATGTCCGGCTCTTTTGATCCTTCACTCTACCGCGTCATCGACGCCAATCTCAACCGCCTCAAAGAGGGGATCCGTGTCATTGAGGATATTGCCCGATACGTATATAATGACAAAGAACTGGCATCGAAACTAAAAGAGCTTCGCCACCGGAGTCGGATCGATGATCTTCAGAATCTATTGAACTCCCGCGACAGCGTCAACGATGTCCTGCGCCCGACCGTTTCGAGCGAAATGAACCGAGACTCTCTTGAGAGCATCATCATCGCCAACTATAAACGGGCACAGGAGTCGTCAAGAGTGCTGGAGGAGATGTACAAGATCATTGAGCCTGAGCTCTCCGAAAACTTCAAATCACTTCGCTACGCCCTCTACCAGCTCGAAAAAGAGAATCTTACCACGTCCGACAGCTGA
- a CDS encoding methyltransferase domain-containing protein, translating into MKVQNEFSRYADQYGNYNIIQEKVVRKLLADLKEKPKKILDLGCGKGALFNAIDWKVEHFVGVDFAPRMLELHPKEGDNVGQLECIYGDFNDDDLFEHLSHIDFDRIFSASALQWAADLERVFRHIASLKKPVSLAIFSGSTFKTLFEAAGVAPLLRSSEEVESLAKRYFNGDIEIVRYQLAFDSVREMFRYIKRSGVSGNRNLLGYKEMKKLMEEYPLDYLEFEVVFIQT; encoded by the coding sequence ATGAAAGTGCAGAACGAGTTCTCCAGATATGCTGATCAGTATGGAAACTACAACATCATTCAGGAGAAGGTTGTCCGAAAACTTCTTGCTGATTTGAAAGAGAAGCCAAAAAAGATACTGGATCTCGGCTGCGGCAAAGGGGCGCTCTTCAATGCGATCGATTGGAAGGTGGAGCACTTTGTCGGCGTGGATTTTGCTCCGAGAATGCTTGAACTGCATCCGAAAGAGGGCGATAATGTCGGTCAGCTCGAGTGCATTTACGGCGATTTCAATGATGATGACCTGTTTGAACACCTCTCACATATCGATTTTGACCGTATCTTCTCCGCTTCGGCGCTGCAGTGGGCAGCGGATCTGGAGAGGGTCTTCAGGCATATCGCATCCCTGAAAAAACCTGTCTCCCTGGCGATCTTCAGCGGCAGTACCTTTAAAACGCTTTTTGAGGCAGCAGGTGTAGCCCCGCTGCTGCGAAGCAGTGAAGAGGTGGAGTCACTGGCTAAACGCTATTTTAACGGTGATATAGAGATCGTGCGTTACCAGCTTGCATTCGATTCGGTTCGCGAGATGTTCCGTTACATCAAACGCAGCGGCGTCAGCGGCAACAGAAACCTGCTTGGGTACAAAGAGATGAAAAAACTGATGGAGGAGTACCCGCTTGATTATCTGGAGTTTGAAGTGGTCTTCATTCAGACATAA
- a CDS encoding metal ABC transporter permease, translating to MTEMLSYDFMIRAFLAGIIIAVLAAISGSFIVLRRYSMITETLAHSALVGVAVGVIAGTSPLWIAVAAALLSAWAIEYLRSHFHLYSDSVLAIMLSGSLALAVIIVSLAGAFNSSLFSYLFGSILSVTKEDLIIMALFGVAALTLLGFFYKELYFIAYDEEVARTSGIKVELLNFLLVSIVAIIIALSIRIVGTLLIGAMMVIPTVAALRFRQGFAQTMALALLFSLLAVIVGMSSSYFFSLPSGATIVLTLLFIFIFSLVVNRR from the coding sequence ATGACTGAAATGCTCTCTTACGACTTTATGATCCGTGCATTTCTGGCGGGGATCATTATCGCTGTTCTTGCGGCTATCAGTGGATCGTTTATTGTATTGCGCCGATACTCGATGATTACCGAGACACTCGCCCATTCGGCGCTTGTCGGGGTGGCTGTCGGTGTGATCGCGGGGACAAGTCCGCTTTGGATCGCTGTTGCGGCAGCGTTATTGAGCGCATGGGCCATCGAGTACCTGCGAAGCCATTTTCATCTCTACTCCGACTCGGTTCTGGCCATCATGCTCTCGGGCTCTCTGGCCCTGGCTGTGATCATCGTCTCCCTGGCAGGGGCTTTTAACAGTTCCCTTTTTTCCTATCTTTTCGGTTCCATCCTCTCTGTTACGAAGGAGGATCTGATCATTATGGCCCTTTTCGGTGTCGCAGCGCTGACCTTGCTGGGCTTTTTTTATAAAGAGCTCTATTTTATCGCTTATGACGAAGAGGTGGCACGAACCAGCGGCATCAAAGTAGAACTGTTGAACTTCCTGCTGGTCTCTATTGTGGCGATCATCATCGCACTATCGATCCGGATTGTCGGCACATTGCTGATCGGTGCCATGATGGTTATTCCGACGGTGGCCGCGCTTCGTTTCAGGCAGGGATTTGCGCAGACAATGGCCTTGGCGCTGCTTTTTTCCCTGTTGGCTGTGATCGTAGGGATGAGCAGCTCCTACTTCTTTTCGCTCCCGAGCGGTGCGACCATCGTCCTGACGCTCCTCTTTATCTTTATCTTCTCCCTGGTCGTTAATCGCCGATGA
- a CDS encoding metal ABC transporter ATP-binding protein, whose translation MKFTPPVFEVKNLFYQANGQKILQNIALSVLPGDYCAIIGPNGGGKTTLIRLLLGLETPTQGEIKLFGQDLGRFKRWDKIGYVPQRAAQLDQNFPATVLEVVKMGCISKQGLFKRMRPEDKVAVHEAMVKMDVLDIQDKLIGELSGGQRQRVMIARALASKPEVLILDEPNTGVDVVSQQRFYKLLRELNRQENMTIIFITHDIGVIVDDIGRLFTINQTLLTCNNPKEAISCEDMSKLYGIDAHLIHNHHHH comes from the coding sequence ATGAAGTTTACGCCGCCGGTCTTTGAGGTAAAAAACCTTTTTTATCAAGCGAATGGACAGAAGATCCTGCAAAATATTGCGTTAAGTGTGCTGCCCGGAGATTATTGTGCGATCATCGGACCAAACGGCGGCGGAAAAACGACCCTGATCCGTCTGCTACTCGGGCTGGAGACGCCTACGCAAGGTGAGATTAAACTGTTCGGACAAGACTTGGGGCGCTTTAAGCGTTGGGACAAAATAGGTTATGTCCCGCAGCGTGCTGCGCAACTGGACCAAAACTTTCCGGCAACGGTGTTGGAAGTGGTTAAGATGGGCTGTATTTCGAAGCAGGGTCTCTTTAAGCGTATGCGTCCGGAAGATAAAGTAGCGGTTCACGAGGCCATGGTCAAGATGGATGTCCTTGACATTCAAGACAAGCTCATCGGCGAGCTCTCCGGCGGTCAGCGACAAAGGGTTATGATCGCCAGAGCCCTTGCTTCAAAACCGGAAGTTCTGATCCTAGACGAACCGAACACCGGCGTTGACGTGGTGTCACAGCAGCGTTTCTATAAACTTCTTCGCGAGTTGAACCGGCAGGAAAACATGACGATCATATTCATCACGCACGATATCGGTGTTATCGTTGATGATATCGGACGTCTCTTTACCATCAATCAGACGCTGTTGACGTGTAATAATCCCAAAGAGGCGATCAGCTGTGAAGATATGAGCAAACTCTACGGTATCGATGCCCATCTGATCCATAACCACCATCATCACTAA
- a CDS encoding metal ABC transporter substrate-binding protein: protein MGKYVKKVAFLVLVLSLFVAVLFLVQKEKNPASHLPKITVSTFALYDIVKHIGGNNIKVEMVIPFGVEVHSFEPTPKTIIEIQKSRLFLYSGADLEPWVSNLAQGENLRDMSRYVHLIEPEEASDDEEHHHHHHNAVDPHYWLDVDNMILLAKKVMSELMVIDPQNSALYQKRAESYIQGLTDLDAAYTKRLQQCKVRSVILHHNILGYVAARYGFAVEPLTGLSPDALADAQTMADLSKSIKEKGIKVLFFEAFVSDRMMHSLASENGIEIDYLEPLANITASQAKAQMSYVEGMQSNLEKLARAMECE, encoded by the coding sequence ATGGGAAAATATGTGAAAAAAGTTGCTTTTTTAGTGCTTGTTCTGTCGCTGTTTGTAGCGGTGCTTTTTTTGGTGCAAAAAGAGAAGAACCCGGCTTCACATCTGCCTAAGATCACTGTGAGTACTTTCGCCCTTTATGACATCGTAAAGCATATCGGCGGCAATAATATAAAGGTGGAGATGGTCATTCCTTTCGGTGTGGAAGTGCACAGTTTCGAGCCCACCCCTAAAACGATCATCGAAATCCAAAAAAGCAGGCTTTTCCTCTACAGCGGTGCGGATCTAGAACCATGGGTATCCAATCTGGCGCAAGGTGAAAACCTGCGTGATATGAGCCGTTATGTCCATCTGATAGAGCCTGAAGAAGCTTCGGATGACGAAGAACATCATCACCATCACCACAACGCGGTCGATCCCCATTATTGGCTGGATGTCGATAATATGATACTTCTTGCTAAAAAGGTCATGTCGGAGTTAATGGTGATCGATCCGCAAAACAGTGCCCTGTATCAAAAAAGAGCAGAGAGCTATATTCAGGGGTTGACAGATCTGGATGCAGCCTATACAAAGCGGCTTCAGCAGTGCAAGGTGCGTTCGGTGATCCTTCATCATAATATCCTTGGGTATGTCGCGGCAAGATACGGTTTTGCTGTCGAACCGCTTACGGGTCTTTCACCGGACGCTTTGGCGGATGCACAGACGATGGCAGATCTTTCCAAAAGCATTAAAGAGAAGGGGATCAAAGTGTTGTTTTTCGAAGCTTTTGTCAGCGACAGGATGATGCACAGTCTGGCCAGCGAAAACGGCATTGAGATCGACTACCTTGAGCCTCTGGCCAACATCACCGCATCGCAGGCAAAAGCGCAGATGAGCTATGTTGAAGGGATGCAGAGCAACCTTGAGAAGCTTGCCCGTGCAATGGAATGTGAATGA
- the secG gene encoding preprotein translocase subunit SecG — translation MTGILLISQIVLVVIITIAVLLQKSSSIGLGAYSGSNESVFGAKGPGSFLAKMTFFFGFLFVVNTVTLGYFYAQESTASVVDSVVETTDVAAPAAPKATAPAESNTSK, via the coding sequence ATGACAGGCATTTTGCTTATATCTCAAATCGTTTTAGTTGTGATTATTACGATTGCAGTTTTACTACAGAAAAGTTCCAGCATCGGACTTGGCGCTTACAGCGGCTCAAATGAATCAGTTTTCGGGGCAAAAGGGCCAGGCAGCTTTTTAGCTAAAATGACTTTCTTCTTCGGTTTCCTATTTGTTGTCAATACGGTAACACTTGGCTACTTTTATGCGCAAGAGAGCACTGCTTCGGTTGTAGACAGCGTTGTTGAGACGACAGACGTTGCAGCACCTGCGGCACCGAAAGCCACTGCCCCAGCAGAATCAAACACTTCAAAATAG
- a CDS encoding polysaccharide deacetylase family protein, whose protein sequence is MRKLFLLTLLPLYLWADAHLFVFHRFGDDRHLSTNTSIETLRAEFEYLKQNNYEVITLKRLHNALQKGEEISDRWVVLTVDDSFKSFYENGLPLFKEYNYPFTLFVYVQGTVGHYGDFMSWDEIKESAKYGEIGFHSYGHPHLVSLSDQEIRQDTEKGLAIMQKKLGYKPKYYAYPYGEYDDRVRQNLKRFDFDLIINQNAGAVDRQSDPHDLDRTALTGANTLKAKLRTRTLPTEWIFPKAWPKDGKISTLEATLPVEVKKIEYYVSGYGWEALPVQEGKLAARIDKKLKMRRTRIFLKNGNRQSSIILVKP, encoded by the coding sequence ATGCGTAAGCTTTTTTTACTTACGCTTTTACCCCTCTATCTTTGGGCTGACGCCCACCTTTTTGTCTTTCACCGTTTCGGCGATGACAGACACCTCTCTACAAACACCTCTATTGAGACACTTCGCGCTGAATTCGAGTATCTGAAACAGAACAATTACGAAGTCATCACGCTCAAACGCCTCCACAATGCCTTGCAAAAAGGCGAAGAGATCAGCGACAGATGGGTCGTCCTGACCGTCGATGACAGTTTTAAAAGCTTTTATGAGAATGGTCTTCCTCTTTTCAAAGAGTACAACTATCCGTTTACACTTTTTGTCTATGTTCAGGGTACGGTGGGACATTACGGTGATTTTATGTCCTGGGACGAGATCAAAGAGAGCGCCAAATACGGGGAGATCGGATTTCACTCCTATGGCCACCCCCACCTTGTTTCTCTCAGCGATCAGGAGATCAGACAGGACACCGAAAAAGGGCTTGCGATTATGCAGAAGAAGCTTGGGTATAAACCAAAATACTATGCCTACCCTTATGGGGAATATGATGATCGTGTACGCCAAAACCTGAAACGCTTCGATTTTGATCTGATCATCAACCAAAACGCCGGCGCCGTTGACCGCCAAAGTGATCCGCATGATCTTGACCGGACGGCACTCACCGGTGCCAACACCCTCAAAGCCAAACTTCGCACCCGAACACTGCCGACAGAGTGGATATTTCCCAAAGCATGGCCAAAAGATGGTAAAATTTCGACTTTGGAAGCTACGCTCCCTGTAGAGGTAAAGAAAATAGAGTACTACGTCTCTGGCTACGGTTGGGAGGCCCTCCCTGTTCAAGAGGGCAAACTGGCCGCCCGGATAGACAAAAAGTTAAAGATGCGGCGCACGCGCATCTTTTTAAAAAACGGCAACCGCCAAAGCAGCATCATCTTAGTAAAACCATAA
- the frr gene encoding ribosome recycling factor, whose translation MERSIGHMRNSFKTLRTGKVMVSVLDGIKVDYYGTPTALDQVGSVIATDATTIVVTPWEKPLVADIEAAIAKANIGVNPNSDGEKIILNFPPMTVEQRQESVKKMKGMGEDAKVSVRNDRRKANDAIKKLEKDKEITADESKAGQDAIQKVTDKYIAQIDTIIKEKEAEILKV comes from the coding sequence ATGGAAAGATCTATTGGGCACATGCGCAATAGCTTTAAGACACTACGTACAGGCAAGGTAATGGTATCGGTACTTGACGGTATCAAAGTCGATTACTACGGTACGCCGACAGCACTTGACCAGGTAGGGTCTGTCATCGCAACGGATGCGACGACGATTGTCGTCACACCATGGGAAAAACCGCTTGTAGCAGATATTGAAGCAGCGATCGCAAAAGCAAACATCGGTGTCAACCCAAACAGCGATGGTGAGAAGATCATCCTTAACTTTCCACCAATGACGGTCGAACAGCGCCAGGAATCTGTCAAGAAGATGAAAGGGATGGGCGAAGATGCCAAAGTCTCTGTCCGCAATGACCGCAGAAAAGCCAACGATGCGATCAAAAAGCTTGAAAAAGACAAAGAGATCACGGCAGACGAGTCAAAAGCAGGACAAGATGCTATTCAGAAGGTAACGGACAAATACATCGCACAGATCGACACAATTATAAAAGAGAAAGAAGCGGAAATCCTTAAAGTTTAA
- the pyrE gene encoding orotate phosphoribosyltransferase: MDVKKIYMDANALLEGHFKLSSGNHSQFYLQSAKVLEDPKNAKLLAEAVAEQIKESGLEVDTVCAPALGGLIAGFALATALDKRSIFAERVDGKMTIRRGFEVAKGEKVIICEDIITTGGSAMEAAAAIEALGGEVVGFAALANRGFCHRQNSDVARKSNCKLPQNSPFFALEDFTFEMYNPEDCPLCKEGKSEAIKPGSRGN; this comes from the coding sequence ATGGACGTTAAAAAAATATATATGGACGCTAACGCACTGCTGGAGGGGCACTTTAAACTCTCTTCAGGCAACCACTCGCAGTTTTATCTTCAATCTGCAAAGGTCTTGGAGGACCCTAAAAATGCCAAACTGTTAGCCGAAGCTGTTGCCGAACAGATCAAAGAGAGCGGTCTGGAAGTCGACACGGTCTGTGCGCCTGCACTGGGTGGCCTGATCGCCGGCTTTGCACTTGCCACTGCCCTCGACAAACGTTCTATTTTTGCTGAGCGCGTCGATGGCAAAATGACGATCCGTCGCGGTTTTGAAGTCGCCAAAGGCGAAAAAGTGATCATCTGCGAAGATATCATCACAACCGGCGGATCGGCTATGGAAGCGGCAGCAGCCATCGAAGCACTTGGCGGTGAAGTGGTCGGTTTTGCAGCCCTGGCAAACCGCGGTTTCTGCCATCGTCAGAACAGTGATGTGGCGCGTAAAAGCAATTGTAAACTGCCTCAGAACAGCCCTTTCTTTGCGCTTGAGGACTTTACTTTTGAGATGTACAATCCAGAAGATTGCCCGCTCTGTAAAGAGGGTAAAAGTGAAGCGATCAAACCCGGATCACGCGGGAATTAA